A genomic region of Serratia quinivorans contains the following coding sequences:
- the chuR gene encoding Anaerobic sulfatase-maturating enzyme yields MKYSTTLPAKALPSAEKYNGKGPEYKRRFHVMAKPTGSRCNIDCNYCFYLHKEQLLKQDHSGMSDEVLEAFIRDYIDSQDGEQVVFSWQGGEPTLMGLAYFEKVVALQKRYQKPGQRIENDLQTNGILLNDKWATFLKRHHFLVGLSIDGPAELHDRYRVTRSGKPTFAMVMKGVEALKRHQVPFNALVTVNRTNAKFPLEVYHFLTRELGVTYIQFNPCVEPVDFKITAPQFWRDDSIPITGTRRAKPGDLDSIVTNWSVDPEDWGSFLIAIFEEWVNNDLGRVQVNLFETAVAQTMGMAAQICVTSEFCGKGLAIEKNGDIYSCDHYVYPEYQLGNIRQTKLAHLAFSVRQKAFGYGKREALPQACKSCPYLKLCYGECPKNRLVRSEDGELGLNYLCPGIKAFFNYSHPMLVGIATILQPKPVEQL; encoded by the coding sequence ATGAAATACAGTACCACTCTACCCGCTAAGGCACTGCCCTCGGCAGAAAAGTACAACGGCAAAGGTCCTGAGTATAAGCGCCGCTTTCATGTAATGGCTAAACCTACGGGATCGCGTTGCAACATTGACTGTAACTATTGCTTCTATCTGCATAAAGAGCAGTTGCTGAAGCAGGACCACAGCGGAATGAGCGATGAAGTGCTTGAGGCCTTTATTCGCGATTACATCGACAGTCAGGATGGTGAACAGGTGGTTTTTTCCTGGCAAGGTGGTGAGCCCACGCTGATGGGTCTGGCGTATTTTGAGAAGGTTGTCGCGCTGCAAAAGCGTTACCAGAAGCCCGGCCAGCGGATTGAAAATGATCTGCAAACCAACGGCATTCTGCTGAATGATAAGTGGGCCACATTTCTTAAGCGGCACCATTTCCTGGTGGGCCTGTCGATCGATGGCCCGGCGGAACTCCACGATCGCTACCGCGTCACACGCAGCGGCAAACCGACGTTTGCGATGGTGATGAAGGGCGTCGAGGCGCTGAAGCGCCATCAGGTTCCGTTTAATGCGTTGGTCACCGTCAATCGCACCAATGCAAAGTTTCCGCTGGAGGTCTATCACTTCCTGACGCGGGAGCTGGGCGTGACCTACATTCAGTTTAATCCGTGCGTCGAGCCGGTTGACTTCAAAATTACCGCACCGCAATTCTGGCGTGATGACAGCATTCCGATCACCGGCACCCGCCGTGCCAAACCCGGCGACCTGGATTCAATCGTCACCAACTGGTCGGTCGATCCCGAGGACTGGGGGAGCTTCCTGATCGCCATCTTTGAAGAGTGGGTCAACAATGACCTTGGTCGTGTCCAGGTGAACCTGTTCGAAACCGCCGTTGCCCAGACGATGGGTATGGCCGCGCAGATCTGCGTGACCTCCGAGTTTTGCGGCAAAGGGCTGGCCATCGAAAAAAATGGCGATATCTACTCCTGCGACCACTATGTTTACCCCGAATACCAGTTGGGTAATATCAGACAAACCAAACTGGCGCATCTGGCGTTTTCTGTACGGCAAAAAGCCTTCGGCTATGGTAAGCGCGAAGCCTTACCGCAGGCCTGTAAAAGCTGCCCCTATCTGAAGCTGTGTTATGGCGAATGCCCGAAAAATCGTCTGGTGCGCAGTGAGGACGGTGAGCTGGGCCTCAACTATCTCTGTCCTGGCATTAAAGCCTTTTTCAACTATTCACACCCGATGCTGGTTGGCATCGCCACTATTCTGCAACCTAAACCGGTGGAGCAGCTATGA
- a CDS encoding Uncharacterized conserved protein (some members contain a von Willebrand factor type A (vWA) domain) has translation MMSSPLVIDRAMLMALAGEARKLNNPPWQMPPGAMAGERASKQPGRGLNFDSLRRYQPGDDIRLIDWQATARLRSPWIRLYNEERERPVFLLVDQRLDMYFATRGQSKSVVAATLAGLLAWRSWHDGDRLGCLVFNDETCTLTPCRSPKTNLTPLLNDLERYNQRLAEQYPQEVTATMTLAGSLQRLVGSVPTGSWLAIISDFHDLDAHSEALLAGLRRRCEISAFVTLDDLHLRLPAQGQLAAWYQDRQTILSLSPDLRNSIQDSVTTRLANQKNRLTRLGIKVNQIGVGEDLLPQLQKGF, from the coding sequence ATGATGAGCAGTCCCCTGGTCATCGATCGTGCCATGCTAATGGCGCTGGCTGGCGAAGCCCGCAAATTGAACAACCCGCCGTGGCAGATGCCGCCCGGTGCGATGGCGGGTGAACGGGCGTCAAAACAGCCTGGCCGTGGCCTGAATTTTGACAGCCTGCGGCGCTATCAACCGGGAGATGATATCCGGCTGATTGACTGGCAGGCCACGGCCAGGCTGCGGTCGCCGTGGATACGCCTATATAACGAAGAGCGTGAGCGCCCGGTCTTTCTGCTGGTAGACCAGCGTCTGGATATGTACTTCGCCACCCGAGGCCAAAGCAAGTCGGTGGTTGCGGCGACGCTGGCCGGGCTGCTGGCCTGGCGTAGCTGGCATGATGGCGATCGCCTCGGTTGCCTGGTGTTTAACGATGAAACCTGCACACTGACTCCATGCCGCTCGCCGAAAACCAACCTGACCCCGCTGCTGAACGACCTAGAACGGTATAACCAGCGGTTAGCCGAACAATATCCGCAGGAGGTTACGGCAACAATGACCCTAGCGGGGAGTTTACAAAGGCTTGTAGGCAGCGTGCCGACCGGCAGCTGGCTGGCGATAATCAGTGATTTCCACGACCTGGATGCCCATAGTGAAGCGCTGCTGGCGGGCCTGCGCCGCCGCTGCGAAATCAGCGCCTTTGTCACCCTCGACGATCTCCATCTGCGCCTCCCGGCGCAAGGCCAGCTCGCCGCTTGGTATCAGGATCGGCAAACCATCCTTTCGCTTTCGCCCGACCTGCGCAACAGCATTCAGGATAGCGTGACCACCCGGCTGGCAAATCAGAAGAACCGGCTGACGCGTCTGGGTATTAAGGTCAATCAGATCGGGGTGGGTGAGGACCTACTGCCGCAATTACAAAAGGGGTTTTAA
- a CDS encoding Predicted O-linked N-acetylglucosamine transferase, SPINDLY family, with the protein MTDFHFMYPWWLLALLICPLLWFLASSSRSAWHLIMTKPFARALIHGQRRSLFQVLPWLFAAGCIALAGPSWQKDLPAGMTSQALLMVILQQDLSMLAEDLPPSRHQRMQPKIEALMSWLPGSHMGLVVYNAQAFLTTPMTDDGEFFRLFLDAQQPTQLPEGEGSGLQAAVSLAIKNLPQSSTVPHSLLLVADNLSAKDVRWLAEQKLPLQVWVPGTAKGGALPETLAARDIDTRLNVPRFEQLRNNGVPVTLATVDDDDLPAILQNIQQSVVAQQNSRSDLHWKNSGYLLIVPMLSLLLVWRQQMILLLLIAVSLSTFTPPVAAAWTEAFISPDQQGQRAFNKGDYAEAATHFTDPLWRGIALYNAGDFPTATTTFLQVPTTPDTLLWIGNSYAQQKQWQQALTSYDQALSLRPDWTMARENRAKIAHIIMQLRQKERDRLGSQHKEQDETPDAIKKDLKKDQGGKQQDMQATTGNSPQVNQWYDNLSLSPSGLLENLYRSAPAEEK; encoded by the coding sequence ATGACGGACTTTCACTTTATGTATCCGTGGTGGCTGCTGGCACTGCTGATCTGCCCGCTGCTCTGGTTTCTCGCCAGCAGTTCGCGTAGCGCCTGGCACCTCATAATGACCAAACCCTTTGCCCGCGCATTAATTCATGGGCAACGCCGCTCGCTGTTTCAGGTGCTGCCGTGGCTGTTCGCGGCGGGCTGTATTGCGCTGGCCGGGCCGAGCTGGCAAAAGGATCTGCCCGCCGGCATGACCTCGCAAGCCCTGCTGATGGTTATCCTGCAACAGGATCTGAGCATGCTGGCCGAAGATTTACCGCCTTCCCGTCATCAACGCATGCAGCCGAAAATTGAAGCGCTGATGAGCTGGCTTCCCGGCAGCCATATGGGACTGGTGGTGTATAACGCACAGGCATTTTTGACCACGCCCATGACTGACGACGGCGAATTTTTCCGCCTGTTTCTCGACGCGCAGCAGCCCACGCAACTGCCGGAAGGTGAAGGCTCCGGACTGCAGGCGGCTGTCTCGCTGGCGATAAAAAACCTGCCGCAGTCATCGACGGTGCCCCACAGCCTGTTGTTGGTGGCTGATAACCTCAGCGCTAAAGACGTGCGCTGGTTGGCGGAACAGAAACTGCCGTTACAGGTGTGGGTGCCCGGTACGGCAAAAGGCGGCGCGCTGCCGGAGACGCTGGCAGCGCGGGACATTGATACCCGCCTGAACGTGCCGCGTTTTGAACAACTGCGCAATAACGGCGTTCCGGTGACGCTGGCGACCGTTGACGATGACGATCTGCCCGCCATTCTGCAAAATATTCAGCAGTCCGTGGTGGCGCAGCAAAACTCCCGCAGCGATCTGCACTGGAAAAACAGTGGTTACCTGCTGATTGTCCCAATGCTGTCACTGCTGCTGGTCTGGCGGCAGCAGATGATCTTACTGCTGCTGATCGCCGTTTCTCTGTCGACCTTTACGCCACCGGTTGCCGCAGCCTGGACTGAGGCCTTTATCAGCCCGGACCAACAGGGCCAGCGGGCATTTAACAAAGGTGATTATGCTGAGGCGGCCACGCATTTTACCGATCCCCTGTGGCGCGGCATTGCCCTGTACAACGCCGGCGACTTTCCAACTGCCACCACCACCTTTCTACAGGTCCCCACCACGCCGGATACCCTGCTGTGGATCGGCAACAGCTATGCGCAACAGAAGCAGTGGCAGCAGGCGCTGACCAGCTATGATCAGGCATTAAGCCTGCGGCCAGACTGGACGATGGCGAGAGAGAACCGGGCGAAGATTGCACACATCATCATGCAGTTGCGGCAAAAAGAGCGCGATCGCCTGGGTTCTCAGCATAAAGAACAGGATGAAACACCCGATGCGATTAAAAAGGATTTGAAGAAAGATCAGGGGGGCAAGCAGCAGGACATGCAAGCGACGACGGGGAACTCACCACAGGTGAACCAGTGGTATGACAATCTGAGCCTGTCACCCAGTGGCCTGCTGGAAAACCTCTATCGCTCAGCGCCAGCGGAGGAAAAATGA
- the ccdA gene encoding plasmid maintenance protein CcdA yields MKHRVSVTVDKEHYQALHAAGINISGLVNDAIGREARRIQAEHWKSENREGMEEVANFIAQHGSFADENRSW; encoded by the coding sequence ATGAAACATAGAGTCAGCGTGACCGTGGACAAAGAGCATTACCAGGCATTACACGCTGCAGGCATTAACATTTCCGGGCTGGTTAATGACGCTATCGGGCGGGAGGCCCGCCGCATACAGGCCGAGCACTGGAAATCGGAGAACCGGGAAGGAATGGAAGAAGTAGCAAATTTCATTGCACAACACGGCTCATTTGCCGACGAAAATCGGAGCTGGTGA
- the ccdB_2 gene encoding plasmid maintenance protein CcdB codes for MQFTVYEYKRESHYRLFVDVQSDIIETPGRRMVIPLLESRYFSQRVNRQLFPVVCVSGKDYRVMTTELSGVSASVTGEAQADVSADAEAIKNALNLMFWGI; via the coding sequence ATGCAGTTCACGGTCTATGAATACAAACGCGAGAGCCATTACAGGCTGTTTGTAGATGTGCAGAGCGACATTATCGAAACCCCCGGACGACGCATGGTGATCCCGCTGCTGGAATCCCGGTATTTCTCGCAGAGGGTCAACCGCCAACTGTTCCCGGTGGTCTGTGTCAGCGGAAAAGACTACCGGGTTATGACGACAGAACTATCCGGCGTGTCAGCCAGTGTCACCGGCGAGGCGCAAGCAGATGTCAGCGCTGATGCGGAAGCCATCAAAAACGCCCTGAACCTAATGTTCTGGGGGATCTGA
- the egtB gene encoding Iron(II)-dependent oxidoreductase EgtB, with protein sequence MNVAKTTATGLPAPTQTLYLSGRSSEEKRREILNYFQQTWELYERLFDCLGDERAYFNKAISLRHPLIFYFGHTATFYINKLMAAGLIKQRVDDEIEAMLAIGVDEMSWDDLDNSHYSWPSVAQLRDYRGKVRSVITQFIKEMSIELPLDWESPAWVILMGIEHERIHLETSSVLIRQLPIEWVKPQPHWPACTQLRTDRSAVPANALVSQKGGEVSLGKTDDTYGWDNEYGSFKTEVKPFKASKMLVSNAEFFEFIQASGYQNNAWWDEEGQGCRDFAQAVCPTFWVGDLAAPESLKLRLMAEEIPMPWDWPAEVNQLEAAAFCRWKADETGKYIQLPTEAEWYILRDQVAGDQPDWQQAPGNINLAWWASSCPVDLFPQGDFYDVVGNVWQWTTTPIGGFSGFRVHPLYDDFSTPTFDGKHSIIKGGSWISTGNEALRSSRYAFRRHFFQHAGFRYVVSTHQEKQIVNPYETDTLVSQYLDFQYGKSYFGVDNYACVLVAIAEKFCEKRQRALDIGCATGRASFELARSFEQVTGLDYSARFIDVALSLAAGEELRYLIKEEGELMEYCHVRLSDVGLSAELAAKVRFSQGDACNLKLQREPYDLVLASNLIDRLREPKRFLHDVVTMICPGGILMISSPYTWLEEFTPKENWLGGVRENGEALTPHQALQRLLSSDFEEVQPPMDVPFVIRETARKYQHTVAQLTVWRKK encoded by the coding sequence ATGAATGTAGCCAAAACGACCGCCACCGGGTTGCCTGCACCGACACAGACCTTGTACTTAAGTGGTCGCAGTTCAGAGGAAAAACGCCGGGAGATCCTCAACTATTTCCAGCAGACCTGGGAGTTGTATGAGCGTCTGTTCGACTGTTTGGGCGATGAGCGCGCCTATTTCAACAAGGCCATTTCACTGCGCCACCCTCTGATTTTCTACTTCGGTCATACTGCCACTTTTTATATCAATAAACTGATGGCTGCGGGCCTGATTAAGCAGCGTGTCGATGATGAAATTGAAGCTATGCTGGCTATCGGCGTGGATGAAATGAGTTGGGACGATCTTGATAATAGCCACTATAGCTGGCCGAGCGTGGCGCAGCTGCGCGATTATCGCGGCAAAGTTCGCTCTGTAATAACTCAATTTATCAAAGAGATGTCAATTGAATTGCCTCTGGACTGGGAAAGCCCGGCCTGGGTGATTTTGATGGGTATTGAGCACGAACGCATTCACCTCGAAACCTCCAGCGTATTGATCCGCCAGTTACCGATTGAGTGGGTAAAACCCCAGCCGCACTGGCCTGCCTGTACGCAATTGCGAACCGATCGCAGCGCCGTCCCGGCGAACGCCCTGGTTTCGCAAAAAGGGGGTGAGGTAAGCCTGGGCAAAACGGATGATACTTACGGCTGGGATAACGAATATGGTTCGTTTAAGACCGAGGTAAAACCGTTTAAAGCCAGCAAAATGCTGGTCAGTAATGCTGAATTCTTTGAGTTTATTCAGGCCAGTGGTTATCAAAATAACGCCTGGTGGGATGAGGAAGGGCAAGGCTGTCGCGACTTCGCACAGGCTGTTTGCCCGACATTCTGGGTGGGCGATCTCGCCGCGCCCGAATCCTTAAAGCTGCGCCTGATGGCGGAAGAGATCCCCATGCCGTGGGACTGGCCAGCCGAGGTGAATCAGCTGGAAGCCGCTGCGTTCTGTCGCTGGAAAGCGGATGAAACCGGGAAGTATATTCAGCTGCCGACCGAGGCAGAATGGTATATTTTACGCGATCAGGTGGCGGGTGACCAGCCAGACTGGCAGCAGGCTCCGGGCAATATTAATCTGGCGTGGTGGGCCTCTTCCTGCCCGGTAGACCTGTTCCCGCAAGGGGATTTTTACGATGTGGTCGGCAATGTTTGGCAGTGGACTACTACGCCAATCGGCGGTTTCTCGGGTTTCCGCGTCCATCCGCTGTATGACGACTTTTCTACCCCGACCTTTGATGGCAAGCATTCAATCATCAAGGGCGGCAGCTGGATTTCTACCGGCAACGAAGCCTTGCGCTCCTCGCGCTACGCCTTCCGCCGGCATTTCTTCCAACACGCGGGCTTCCGCTACGTGGTGTCTACTCATCAGGAAAAACAGATTGTGAATCCGTACGAAACTGACACCCTGGTGTCGCAATACCTTGATTTCCAATACGGTAAGTCCTACTTCGGCGTAGATAACTATGCCTGTGTACTGGTCGCGATTGCTGAAAAATTCTGTGAAAAACGCCAGCGCGCGTTGGATATCGGCTGCGCTACCGGTCGCGCCAGCTTTGAGCTAGCTCGCTCGTTTGAGCAGGTCACGGGCTTGGACTATTCGGCGCGTTTCATTGACGTGGCGCTGTCGCTGGCTGCCGGGGAAGAGCTGCGCTATTTGATTAAGGAAGAGGGTGAGCTGATGGAGTACTGCCACGTCCGCTTATCAGATGTCGGGCTGAGTGCCGAACTGGCCGCCAAAGTGCGCTTCTCGCAGGGCGATGCCTGTAACCTTAAGTTACAGAGAGAGCCTTATGATCTGGTGCTGGCGTCTAATTTGATTGACCGTCTGCGTGAGCCAAAGCGCTTCTTGCATGACGTTGTCACCATGATTTGTCCCGGCGGTATCCTGATGATCTCTTCGCCATACACCTGGCTGGAAGAGTTTACGCCGAAGGAGAACTGGCTGGGCGGCGTGCGAGAAAATGGCGAGGCCCTGACCCCTCATCAAGCCTTGCAGCGCCTGCTGTCGAGCGACTTTGAGGAAGTGCAGCCGCCGATGGATGTGCCTTTTGTGATCCGCGAGACCGCGCGCAAATATCAGCACACGGTGGCGCAACTGACGGTTTGGCGGAAAAAGTAA
- a CDS encoding magnesium chelatase subunit I: protein MTHRQKMLALETEMNAQVLGQEELVRMLIVALICDGHVLLEGLPGLAKTRAVRELAKHLEGDFCRIQFTPDLLPSDITGSEIYQQNATREEDLFRFRPGPVFGNIILADEINRASARVQSALLEAMEERHVTVAGKTWPLPGVFMVLATQNPIDQEGTWPLPEAQLDRFLMKILVTYPSQENEQKVMQLVRAEQQAHYQATQPVTDATAITRLTQTDIASCWREIASVYVAPTVESYIINLVEMTRQPASISETFASYITLGVSPRGTLALDRCGRAMAWLEGRNAVLPEDIKRIAPAVLRHRLLLSYQANADNCTADRAVQMLFDAVVA, encoded by the coding sequence ATGACTCACAGGCAAAAAATGCTGGCGTTGGAAACTGAGATGAATGCTCAGGTACTTGGGCAGGAAGAACTGGTCAGAATGCTGATTGTAGCCCTGATCTGCGACGGCCACGTGCTGCTTGAAGGCTTGCCAGGCTTGGCAAAAACCCGTGCCGTACGCGAGCTGGCGAAACACCTTGAGGGCGATTTCTGCCGGATCCAGTTCACTCCCGATCTGTTGCCGTCGGACATTACCGGCAGCGAAATCTACCAGCAAAATGCCACCCGGGAAGAAGACCTGTTCCGCTTTCGTCCTGGTCCGGTGTTCGGCAACATTATTCTGGCGGATGAAATTAACCGCGCCTCAGCCCGCGTGCAGTCGGCATTGTTGGAAGCGATGGAAGAGCGACACGTCACCGTTGCCGGGAAAACCTGGCCACTCCCTGGGGTGTTCATGGTGTTGGCAACGCAAAACCCCATCGATCAGGAAGGCACTTGGCCGTTACCCGAAGCACAGCTGGACCGCTTTCTGATGAAAATCCTGGTCACCTATCCCTCACAGGAAAATGAGCAAAAGGTGATGCAGTTGGTGCGGGCCGAGCAGCAGGCACACTATCAGGCGACTCAGCCAGTCACCGACGCCACAGCGATCACCCGTCTAACCCAGACCGACATTGCCAGCTGCTGGCGGGAGATCGCCAGCGTCTACGTCGCGCCAACGGTCGAGAGTTACATCATTAACCTCGTTGAAATGACGCGCCAGCCGGCTTCAATCAGTGAAACCTTTGCCAGCTATATCACCCTTGGCGTCAGCCCGCGCGGCACGCTGGCACTGGATCGCTGCGGTCGCGCGATGGCGTGGCTGGAAGGCCGTAATGCGGTATTGCCCGAAGACATCAAACGCATTGCGCCGGCGGTATTACGCCATCGCCTGCTGCTGAGCTATCAGGCCAATGCCGATAACTGTACCGCCGATCGGGCGGTGCAGATGCTGTTTGATGCCGTGGTGGCATGA
- a CDS encoding haloacid dehalogenase-like hydrolase: MKRKLCALALLCSASVCQAAVNPTLSAWNETSAKNAIEQWVGHATTPGDPDFIPQKQRYVVFDNDGTLWPEAPVTFQLQFALDELKRLAPTHPEWKNDPLISAALNNDTKTLARAGSKGLFKLVALTHSNVTTEEFTQRVTDWVSTQKHARFGCGYDRLGYLPMRQLLDYLRQNGFKTWIISGGGVDFMRVLAEKMYNIPPEQVVGSFSLSEFSLTDNGTQLRKTMNGAFYDDAAAKPVAIHLFMGHRPVAAFGNSDGDAPMLQYTSANPGVKTFGLLVHHTDSQREYAYDANPPASGTLVNGLTLAGKYGWTLVDMKKDWKTVFDPGLCLARGIAPSTATP; this comes from the coding sequence ATGAAGCGAAAACTATGTGCCCTGGCGCTGTTATGCAGCGCGAGCGTGTGTCAGGCTGCCGTTAACCCGACGTTATCTGCCTGGAATGAGACCTCCGCCAAAAACGCCATCGAACAGTGGGTTGGCCATGCCACCACGCCGGGTGATCCCGACTTTATCCCGCAGAAGCAGCGCTACGTGGTTTTTGATAATGACGGCACCCTATGGCCAGAAGCGCCGGTCACCTTCCAGCTCCAGTTTGCGCTGGATGAGCTAAAGCGGCTGGCACCGACCCATCCTGAATGGAAAAACGATCCGCTGATTTCTGCGGCGTTAAATAACGACACCAAAACGCTGGCCCGCGCTGGCAGCAAGGGGCTGTTTAAGCTAGTTGCCCTGACGCACAGCAATGTGACCACCGAAGAATTCACCCAACGTGTGACCGACTGGGTCAGCACGCAGAAACACGCGCGCTTTGGTTGCGGTTACGATCGGCTGGGGTATTTACCGATGCGCCAGTTGCTGGATTATCTGCGGCAAAACGGTTTTAAAACCTGGATTATCTCCGGTGGCGGCGTAGATTTTATGCGGGTTCTAGCAGAGAAAATGTATAACATCCCACCAGAGCAAGTGGTGGGATCCTTTTCATTGTCTGAATTTTCCCTGACCGACAACGGCACCCAACTGCGCAAAACCATGAACGGCGCGTTCTATGATGATGCCGCCGCTAAGCCGGTGGCGATTCACCTGTTTATGGGGCATCGCCCGGTGGCTGCTTTTGGTAACAGTGATGGCGATGCCCCAATGTTGCAATACACATCAGCTAATCCCGGCGTGAAAACCTTTGGTTTGCTGGTGCACCACACCGACAGCCAACGCGAATATGCCTACGATGCGAATCCGCCGGCCAGCGGAACCTTAGTGAACGGATTAACGCTGGCGGGAAAATATGGCTGGACCCTTGTTGATATGAAAAAAGACTGGAAAACGGTGTTCGATCCCGGCTTGTGCCTGGCTCGCGGCATCGCGCCATCAACCGCAACACCTTAA